The window CCACCCAAACCTGCTGGCGTTCGCATGTTGGCCACGCAGCTCACAACGTCCCCGCTCTCCTCTCCGCCTGCCGAAGACCTATCCGTTCCGCCATCCGTCTTCGCACCGCGTGCCCACAGGCGTCTGGCCGACCCTTTGATGCCGCTGAGCTCGTCACctctctcctcgccgccaccggtACTCTTCGACCCCTTCGTTCCCACGTCGCCCTCGGATTGTCGCTCCGACCGCCGGAGCAGCACATCGCCGTCCGAGGTGGACGACGGTACGCCGGCTTCGAACCCCCTGAGCTCGTCGCagacgtcgagctcggccaagAGTGCGCTCCCCTTCATGAAGGGCAGAGATTTGTTCGACGCCAACATCTGGTCGGACCCGACCAAGACATCCGTCTTTTACACCTTTGCCACGTCGCTGCGCCAGAAGATCAAGGAGGCGGAGCCGACCAGCTCGCATCGATTCATCAGCCACCTCCGGGATCGCGGGAAGCTCGTGCGCTGCTACACCCAGAACATTGACCAGATCGAAGAAAAGGTCGGCCTTTCGACAAGCCTCAAGGCCGGTCCTGGCAGTCGAGCGCGCTTCTCCCGACGCTCCACGGCCAACACGAACCAGCTCAGCAAgatggtcgacgaggcctcgGCCATCGGCGATGCGAACCCGAGCAGCTCCCAGGGCTCGACCGGCCCCAAAGTGGACTCGGACCCGGaccagagccagagccaggcAAGTGAAGCATCAAGTCAACAGTCCCAAGAAGCACAGACGGACGAGAGCGGCGTGGCCTCGTCGGAAATGGGGACGCAGCAGGGCGGCGTGGTGAAATGCCAGTCCCGCGCGAAGCAGGAACGGCCTCGCTCGGGCGTCGAATGCGTCTTCCTGCATGGATCCCTCGAGTTTCTCCGATGCTTCCTTTGCGGGAGGGTCTGCTCGTgggaagacgacgagcgggAGACGGAGACGCTGGCCGGCCAGCAGCCCGAGTGCCCCCACTgcgtcggcgcgacggccgctcgAGAGGAAAGGGGCAAACGTGCGCTGGGTGTCGGCAAGCTCCGGCCGGACATTGTGCTCTACGGAGAGGAGCATCCCAACTCGCACCTCATCAGCCCCATCGTCACCCACGACCTGGCTCTGTGCCCCGACATGCTGCTCATCCTCGGCACGAGCTTGCGCGTGCATGGCCTCAAGGTCATGGTGAGGGAGTTTGCCAAGGCCGTGCACAGCAAGAACGGCAaggtcgtcttcgtcaacTTTACGAAACCGCCCGAGAGTTCGTGGGGCGAGGTGATTGACTACTGGATACAATGGGACTGCGACGCCTGGGTGGCGGATCTGCGGGACAGGATACCCAAGCTCTGGCAGGatcccgcgccgccgaggcgcaAGACGGCGGAATCGAACCCGTTCTCGGACGACAGGGACGGGGAGaacgaggacaaggacaaggacaaggacaaggacaagaacAAGGACAAGGCAAAGAAGAAACGGCGGCCGGCAGCCTATCCCGTGGCGCTGCGAGACACCAAGGTGACGGGCGCGTACTGGACGCCCAAGATACTCCAGGAGCTGCACAGGAtcacggcaacggcggcaccCGCTCGGAGGGCTTCCctctcggcgatgccgaccgccgccgcctcggcccagGTGACGGCCCCGTCAGTCGAGAAGCCGAAAGGCAAGGCGAAGCGACCGAGAAAGTCGGCACCGGGCGCGCTCGAGAAGGCGAagcgaccgtcgtcgacgttgaACCCGAACCACGGCAGGTCCAAGAAGCCGGCGACAACGCatgcgccctcggccgcgagctcgtcgacggccggcgacggggccACCGTCAGCTCGATACTGAACTCGGTCAAGGAGAACGCGAGGGTACGGAAGAGAAAGACgatggacggcgtcgaggtcccCTCTCCCGCCCTGGGCAGGAAGCGGGAGACGAACGAAAACTACAAGCCGACGGCCCACTTGAAGCTCCCACCCATCCGCTCGCCGCCCATGGAAGAATCGACGTCCATTTACGGCAGACCGCGGCTGCTCGAACCACGGAGCCCACCGTCCGGGCCTCTCGCCTACCTATCGCCCAACCGGCGTCTCGCAGACGTCTTtcagacgacgacgcgcgaCTACCCGCAGAGCTTCCTCCCGGCGGCACGGCACTACGACGCGATGAGGGCGCTCGACGCGAGACCGACGTGGACGCAGACGTGGAACGGGTCCGAGGACCGCTACCCGTTGCAGTTCGGGGTGCCGAGAGTCGACGAGAGCCCCACCTCGGCACTGGCTGGCGTCAGGGACAGGCCGGCTCTGGGCCAAAGTGCGCCGATACAGCCGCAGCCATCGAGAAGCTTGGAGCAGAGCTTGCAAATTTGGGGGCAGAGTTGGAACCCCGGGCCTTGATGGGCAGCATGGGAGGCGACGTCAAATTCTCGACGTGTCGTCATCCAGGCCACACCAGAATTCCGTGTCGGTCCGGTGTTGGTGAAAGCACGGGCGATGCCAGTACGGGACACCCCATgccgtccttggcgatgATCTGGGGCAGTCGGCGGAGCGGAAGCCTGTTCTGGATCAACTGTTGTTGGTCTCGCGATGCGACACCGCGGCGGCGTGTCGTCCAACACGGCATCCGTTGCCATCTCTCTGCTTCCCGGAACAAGATGGGTCACAAGCGAGCGGCCCAAGCCTCATACAGAAGCGGTTGCTTTCCAAGCACGACGAGGTTCTGCGGCAAGGGCGCGGATGACACCATGACATTTCTGTTGCGGGACCAATGACTGATTGGTTCGCTGGCCAGAGGCGATGCAAGGCAAAATTGGAGGAAGTGTGGGTGTCTTGGGCCGACAACGGAGTCACTGAGCAATACAGTACGACGATACTTGCGGAGCCCGGAGCGCTATTCTCCGTATTCTTGCTTGTGCGGCACCAACAAGTATTACCCGCCTCCAGGCGCTATTACTAAGGAGTGAGCGCTAAAGTAATGCCTACACTACCCGCGGAACGAGAACCCACAACGGCCGCATGGCCTCGGTGCGTGTCATGATGGCAACCGCCCGCACTTGCGGTGTTCGTCAGATGAAGGCCATCtaggagggcgacgaggtctcACGACGATAAATACGCCCTCTCCATtccgacgtcggccttgtCCGGAACCATTCGCCTTCTCGCCAAGCCATCCATCGTCCCATCAATACATCAACACGATTGCCCCTCAACTCGATTGCCCATCGACAATGGGACACCATCTCTCTGCCAACGGCCAAAGCGGCGAGTTCCAATTTGGAGGACATTGGAAGAAAGAGTTTCCCTTTGACGCAGAATGGCTCAATCTCAATCACGGTGCGTGCCCTCTCGCGGCCATTCCTTCCAAGTAATGCGGAACGAGCCGAGACgagtcggtcggtcggtcagACAAGTTGAGCTCACAACGCCGGCGCTCGGCTACAGGTTCCTTCGGTTCCATCCCAAACGTCGTCCGTGACAAGCTCCGCCACTTccaggacgaggccgaggcgcggCCAGACAAATTCATCCGGTACGACTTCCCCAAGCTGCTCGACGAATCCCGAGcggccatcgccgagctcgtgcgGGCGCCCGTCGAGACCGTCGTCATGGTATCGAACGCGACCGAGGGCGTCAACACGGTGCTGAAGAACCTCGTCtggaacgacgacggcaaggacgtcATCTTCACCTTCTCGACCGTCTACGAGGCCTGCGCCAAGGTGGCCGACTATCTCGTCGACTTCTACGACGGCAAGACGGAGCACCGGGAGATTGCCATCCGCTAcccgctcgaggacgaggccatcgtcgacgccttccgaacggccgtcaaggaggtcgaggcggcggggaAGCGCGCGCGCGTCTGCATCTTCGACGTCGTCTCCTCCCGCCCCGGCGTCGCCTTCCCCTACCTCGACATGATCAAGGCGTGCAAGGAGCTTGGCGTCATCAGcatggtcgacggcgcccaggGCGTCGGCATGGTCCCCTTGGATCTCGAAAGGGCCGATCCCGACTTCTTCGTCTCCAACTGCCACAAGTGGCTGCACGTGCCGCGCGGCTGCGCCGTCTTCTACGTGCCCCTGCGCAACCAGCACCttttgccgtcgacgctggcGACGAGCCACGGCTACATGCCCAGGCTCGCCACCCGCGGCTccccgctgccgccgaaCGGCAAGGGCGCCTTCGTGGCCAACTTTGAGTTTGTCGGCACCAAGGACAATGGCCCGTATCTGTGCGTCAAGGAAGCCATCGCCTGGAGGCAAaacgccctcggcggcgaggaaaaGATCCTGTCCTACCTCTGGGATCTGAACAAGAAAGGCATCCagcacgtcgccggcgttCTGGGCACCGAGGTTCTGGACAACAGCAAAGGAACCATGACGAACTGCGCCATGGGCAACGTTGCGCTGCCCATCTGGATCGGCGAAAAAGGGCAAGgcgccaaggacggcgacgtggttgtccccgtcgacgaccaagAAACGGCATTTCAGTGGATGTCGAGGACAATGGTGGACGATTACAAAACCTTCATGTCGCTCTTTGTGCTCGGAAACCGATACTGGATTCGAATCAGCGCTCAGGTGTACTTGGACATGAAGGATTACGAGCTTGCCGGTACCGTGTTGAAGGACCTTTCGGCGAGGGTAGGCAAGCGGGAGTATCGAAAGGCCTAGAATTGCCGCATCCTCATGTTTTCATAACCCATCCACCACTTCTTTTGCCTGTCAAGTATGGTGCAGCGAGGATGATGCCGCGGAGGCTCGAAGACATCGAACCGTTTCCGACGAGCTTTGGTCGCGTTCCGAAACAGTAGAGCCGTGTTTCGCGCCATTAGAGGAGCTGAACGAGACGTTGTCCGACTGACCGATGCGTGAGACTTGATGGATGATGCGTTGTTGGCGGTTGCTGTACGTGGCACTATGCGGTTTCCGTCGGTCGCTTGTTGTTCCGTCCCCCTTAGACACAGGCAAGTCTCCAACATCGGTTTCCAAACCTGCAACCACTACCGAGTAGGCCGCCAGGGATGCAATCGAAAAAGAAACTTTCCTCGCCCAGGGGCCGGCTCGCATGTTTCGTTTTCGaccacctccccccccccccccccccccccccaagcaATGTTTCATACCACTTCTCCTCGGCAAATTCAACCAACGTGGTGCTCTGGCGCTGCTCTGGGACTGCTCTGAGACTGCTCTGAGGCTGTGCTGCAGCGGCAACGAAGATCCTTTTTCACCACTCGCCATGCTTGACGACTCGAATGACAGACGTAGCCACGGGCGAATGATGTGCTAATCATCATCAGCGATGGCACCTGTTGCCCCCCCCGAAATAGATGTCCCGAGCTTGGTGAACGACGACGCACAAACACTGCCGCTGTCGTCGACCATGCCAACTTTCCAGCACGTCTCCCCTCCACCATCCACCGGGAAAGGCCGCCGTAACTGTCCCGTCGTTGTCGGCCAAACGGGAAAGCCGCATCTCAGCCGCCAGGAAGGGGTACACACACTGTTGTTGCACATCCGGAACTTGCAGCACATTTCTCGACGGCACTAGGACATGGCACTTTACGCGGCATCTGGGGATGGAAACTCGCCCTGCCAAGACGCGTCATGGCTGTCACTCGCCTTCCCGGTCATCCCTACTGTACAACCACCAAGTACAGCTCCACCATCGGTGCCACAGGGGATGTTTGGGGGCTCAAACCACATGTTTTGGCTGTTCCGCCTGTCTACGAGGTGCCCTTGGCAGCTGGCAGCTACACATCAAACTTCCTGGGGCTTCTCGTACCGCGTAGGCGATTCCTGGGACCAAACATGTCGACAACGTCATCGGAGGAGCGGTGCCGGCTTGAAAagggtggcgacggtgaGCTATTTGAGCTTCCCAGTCGCCCTCGACTTCGTTGCTCCTCCTTTCATGAGCAAAGTTGACGCTggcctcgtcttcttctCATTTGCCGCAACAACATCAACTCTCGGTGAGAGGTTTACCTTCTACTTTTTTCATGACTTCATGACCCTAATTTTCCTTCCTTTCGTTTGGCATCTCTACCTGGAGTGGTCTAATTCTCTGTGATAATTTTGCAGTCGAGTTTCGCAATGCAGTCTCACATTCTTGTCCCCATCTTTGTCGTTGCTTTCCTAGCCGTCTTCACCGCCGCGTCAGGCATCGAGAAACGGTCGTTTACGGTCCATCGAGTGGGAAACCCCAACTTTTCTGGCCACAATGGACCGAGATCTCTGGCAAAATCGTATCGAAAGTTCGGTGCGCCTCTTCCCAAAGGCCTAGCCGGTGCCCTGGCTGCTCAGAACACGCGAAAGAGAACGCTCGACACCGCCCCATTGGTCGAAAGGAGAGGATTCGAATATAGGTGGAGTGGCCAGCGCAGCCGGCGAGCATTCTCGGGAGCATCCAACAACTGCCCCCAGGGAAGCGTTGCTGGAAAGAAATGTTGGGCGGGAACGGCGCAAAGCTCGATGGCTCGCCAACAGGCCAACAAAACCAGGCAAGTAGGCAGCGTCGAGGCTGTTCCGGAACAGAACGATATCGAGTTCCTCTCTCCCATTTCCATCGGCGGCCAAGCCGTGAACCTTGCCTTCGACACCGGTTCCTCGGATCTCTGGGTCTTTAGCAAGCAACTAAATCCTGCGGCCACTACCGGCCACAGAGTCTACGACCCTGCAAAGAGCCCAAGCTTCTCGATGATACAAGGCCAGAACTTTTCCATCCGATACGGCGACGGCTCTGCCGCCACGGGGGTTGTCGGGACCGATGTCGTCAACGTAGGCGGCGCCGAGTTCCAGGCGCAGCCCATAGAACTTGCCACGGCCGTCACGCGAACCTTTGTCGAAGATCAGAACAACGACGGCCTCATGGGCTTGGCCTTTTCCAACCTGAACACGGTGAAGCCCCAACGGCAAAAGACATTCTTCGAAAACGTCAGGGCCACTCTCAGCGAGCCCCTTTTCACCGCCGATCTTCGCAACAACTCCACCGGAGCCTACACGTTCGGCGTCATCGACGCAAGCAAGTTCAACGGCAGCCTGACGTGGATCCCCGTCAACACGACGAGAGGATTCTGGCAGTTTTCCAGCGAGAGgtttgccgtcggcggcgagccgtcgCAGAATGCCAGTTCAGGGGGGCAGGCCATCGCCGACACGGGCACGACGCTGATCCTCGCCGACCCAAACATCGTGCAGGGGTACTATTCGAGGGTCCCGGGGGCGAGAAACAGCGACAAGGCAGGCGGGGTGACGGTTCCGTGCAATGCCAAGCTGCCagacctcgacctcgacatcGGCGGCCTCTACATGGCCCGCGTTTCCGGCGCCAACATCAACTTTGCGCCGGTCGGGAATGGCTGTGAGTCGACGAAGCCCCGGCCAAGATTGCACCGTCTACGGTCATTCCCATGCTGACATGAAGAGGCAGCTTGCTTTGGCGGCCTCCAGGCGTCGCCGCTTGGTACCATGGGCATATACGGCGACATCTTTTTCAAGTCGCAGTTTGTCGTGttcaacggcggcaacaacACGCTGGGAATGGCACCGCATGCATAACTCTAGACGTTAGGGAGAGAAACACGACTACAAGCAGTTATCAGTACATATACATACATATGGAGCCCAGACAAGGCAGCAGCCGCGCGGGTCAAGTACCGAGTTCAACAGGGGATGCTTGGGGGGGGAGGTATAATCGGCCCGTGTGCGGCTGACACTCGGGCGATTCAGCAACATCAATCGTGGCAAGCTCAGCCCAGATTGCTTACGGGCGTGTCTGAAGGGATGAGAGAGATGCTACTGGTCGACACAGGCACTTTATGGGTGACGCCATATGCAGCGTGACCACCGATGACCCCGTGGGGGAACGACCTTCTGCCACACTCCTCTCTAGCTGGGCGATGAATGAAGCCAGAGTGGAAAACGTAGGCGTTGTGTCACCGTTCAAGTCGGACGCACCCATCATTTATACATATATCCATCGAGGCATTCGATTTGCCTTTGGAGGCATGATCAAATGTCATCCATCTTTACATTCTTCCGATAGGCCTTTCTACTGAAGCACCAGTGTGCGACGAGCGAAGAAGAAACGAAGTCGAAGAAACCGCGACAACCATCACGTCGACCATCGCAGCGACCATCGCAGCGATCATCACCATGGGTGCCTCGCAGTCTTCCGCGGCTCCTTCGGGCAGCAAATCGCTATACCAGCGCGCGCAGGCCAAGAAGCGCGGCCCGGCCATTAGCGACGAGGACCTAGAGCGATACACGGGCAAGTCGCGAAGCGAATTCGACGCATGGAAAGCGACGGCACCCGGCGTAGGGGGCCACCAGCGCGCCGGCACGCTTGCCATGGGCGGCGCATCGgggctcgccggcgtcgccgccggagccggtTTTGGCGGTTGGGGTCCCAGCGCCGAGCCCCGTGACGCCAACCGCGGCTTGAAGTTTCCCcccacgccggcgccgaagaaAGGCGTCGAAGGCCCCAGCTCGAGCATCGGGGGTCCTTCGAAGTGATGGGTGCCTGCGTGCATGGCGCATGGGAAGGGCAAATCCGATGGTGGAATCCATTTCTTGCTGCTGGCTGGGTTGGCGTCACCTGTGAAGAGGTGGCCATGCGATGGAAGGGGTCGGCAGT of the Drechmeria coniospora strain ARSEF 6962 chromosome 01, whole genome shotgun sequence genome contains:
- a CDS encoding SIR2 superfamily, yielding MPTQHVEPLSGVDLDIIAKAVLKARKVVVITGAGISTNSGIPDFRSENGLYSLIQAQFDAAARLERQAEAADGEAPDPRPCKRRKVSVERQLEYAAEGKDDAVKEENVDDDKIKGAKVEENNSQADEVENGQVDEVKKTNLEPVDALAVQPELPRLMDDESCGDKRPAGMGARSAPLGFSTPPPKPAGVRMLATQLTTSPLSSPPAEDLSVPPSVFAPRAHRRLADPLMPLSSSPLSSPPPVLFDPFVPTSPSDCRSDRRSSTSPSEVDDGTPASNPLSSSQTSSSAKSALPFMKGRDLFDANIWSDPTKTSVFYTFATSLRQKIKEAEPTSSHRFISHLRDRGKLVRCYTQNIDQIEEKVGLSTSLKAGPGSRARFSRRSTANTNQLSKMVDEASAIGDANPSSSQGSTGPKVDSDPDQSQSQASEASSQQSQEAQTDESGVASSEMGTQQGGVVKCQSRAKQERPRSGVECVFLHGSLEFLRCFLCGRVCSWEDDERETETLAGQQPECPHCVGATAAREERGKRALGVGKLRPDIVLYGEEHPNSHLISPIVTHDLALCPDMLLILGTSLRVHGLKVMVREFAKAVHSKNGKVVFVNFTKPPESSWGEVIDYWIQWDCDAWVADLRDRIPKLWQDPAPPRRKTAESNPFSDDRDGENEDKDKDKDKDKNKDKAKKKRRPAAYPVALRDTKVTGAYWTPKILQELHRITATAAPARRASLSAMPTAAASAQVTAPSVEKPKGKAKRPRKSAPGALEKAKRPSSTLNPNHGRSKKPATTHAPSAASSSTAGDGATVSSILNSVKENARVRKRKTMDGVEVPSPALGRKRETNENYKPTAHLKLPPIRSPPMEESTSIYGRPRLLEPRSPPSGPLAYLSPNRRLADVFQTTTRDYPQSFLPAARHYDAMRALDARPTWTQTWNGSEDRYPLQFGVPRVDESPTSALAGVRDRPALGQSAPIQPQPSRSLEQSLQIWGQSWNPGP
- a CDS encoding aminotransferase family protein; protein product: MGHHLSANGQSGEFQFGGHWKKEFPFDAEWLNLNHGSFGSIPNVVRDKLRHFQDEAEARPDKFIRYDFPKLLDESRAAIAELVRAPVETVVMVSNATEGVNTVLKNLVWNDDGKDVIFTFSTVYEACAKVADYLVDFYDGKTEHREIAIRYPLEDEAIVDAFRTAVKEVEAAGKRARVCIFDVVSSRPGVAFPYLDMIKACKELGVISMVDGAQGVGMVPLDLERADPDFFVSNCHKWLHVPRGCAVFYVPLRNQHLLPSTLATSHGYMPRLATRGSPLPPNGKGAFVANFEFVGTKDNGPYLCVKEAIAWRQNALGGEEKILSYLWDLNKKGIQHVAGVLGTEVLDNSKGTMTNCAMGNVALPIWIGEKGQGAKDGDVVVPVDDQETAFQWMSRTMVDDYKTFMSLFVLGNRYWIRISAQVYLDMKDYELAGTVLKDLSARVGKREYRKA
- a CDS encoding eukaryotic aspartyl protease (eukaryotic aspartyl protease_) — translated: MQSHILVPIFVVAFLAVFTAASGIEKRSFTVHRVGNPNFSGHNGPRSLAKSYRKFGAPLPKGLAGALAAQNTRKRTLDTAPLVERRGFEYRWSGQRSRRAFSGASNNCPQGSVAGKKCWAGTAQSSMARQQANKTRQVGSVEAVPEQNDIEFLSPISIGGQAVNLAFDTGSSDLWVFSKQLNPAATTGHRVYDPAKSPSFSMIQGQNFSIRYGDGSAATGVVGTDVVNVGGAEFQAQPIELATAVTRTFVEDQNNDGLMGLAFSNLNTVKPQRQKTFFENVRATLSEPLFTADLRNNSTGAYTFGVIDASKFNGSLTWIPVNTTRGFWQFSSERFAVGGEPSQNASSGGQAIADTGTTLILADPNIVQGYYSRVPGARNSDKAGGVTVPCNAKLPDLDLDIGGLYMARVSGANINFAPVGNGSCFGGLQASPLGTMGIYGDIFFKSQFVVFNGGNNTLGMAPHA